From Micromonospora nigra, one genomic window encodes:
- a CDS encoding DUF4383 domain-containing protein: MARHMRGRPARDRARVQLAAAAVAGIFLLIGVLGFIPGVTTDYGDLAFAGHHSGAMLLGLVQVSVLHNLVHLGSGLLGLALARSVVGARVFLGVGGALYLGVWVYGLAIADDSGANWLPVDAAGDWLHLVLGFGMLALGLLLSPRSGTGGRPDTPIDRP, encoded by the coding sequence ATGGCGCGTCACATGCGCGGTCGTCCGGCCCGAGATCGGGCCCGGGTGCAGCTCGCCGCCGCGGCGGTCGCCGGCATCTTCCTGCTGATCGGTGTGCTGGGCTTCATACCGGGCGTCACCACGGACTACGGGGACCTCGCCTTCGCCGGGCACCACTCGGGGGCGATGCTGCTCGGCCTGGTCCAGGTGTCGGTCCTGCACAACCTGGTACACCTCGGCTCCGGCCTGCTCGGACTCGCGCTGGCCCGCAGCGTCGTCGGGGCGCGGGTGTTCCTCGGCGTCGGCGGCGCGCTCTATCTCGGGGTGTGGGTGTACGGGTTGGCCATCGCGGACGACAGCGGGGCCAACTGGCTGCCCGTCGACGCAGCCGGTGACTGGCTGCACCTCGTTCTGGGGTTCGGCATGCTGGCGCTGGGGCTGCTGCTGTCCCCCCGCTCCGGCACCGGCGGCCGCCCCGACACCCCGATCGACCGGCCCTGA
- the obgE gene encoding GTPase ObgE: MATFVDRVVLHLQAGDGGHGCASIHREKFKPFGGPDGGNGGHGGSVSLVVDPQVTTLLDFHFRPHVKADNGKGGAGSNRDGANGRDLVLTVPNGTVVQTLDGTVLADMVGAGTTFEVARGGRGGRGNASLANARRKAPGFAELGEPGEQLDVVLELKSVADVGLVGFPSAGKSSLISVISAAKPKIADYPFTTLVPNLGVVRVDNHTFTVADVPGLIPGAATGKGLGLEFLRHVERCAVLVHVIDAATLEPGRDPLADIDTIEAELNEYGGLADRPRLVAVNKIDVPDGRDLAEIVRPDLEERGYRVFEVSAATREGLKELTYAMAELVEQARRAAPPAEPARIVIRPRAVDDAGFTIEAQPDGSYTVRGTRPERWVLQTNFDNDEAVGYLADRLARLGVEEKLAKAGAQPGDLVRIGEREFDWQPTLYAGVDFVPGNRGTDVRLEDKSTRATAAERLAARKARRKRPEDEFEGTDADVSDDVDERGDAE; this comes from the coding sequence GTGGCGACGTTCGTGGACCGGGTCGTCCTGCACCTGCAGGCCGGCGATGGTGGGCACGGCTGTGCCTCGATCCACCGGGAGAAGTTCAAGCCCTTCGGCGGGCCCGACGGCGGTAACGGCGGGCACGGCGGCAGCGTCTCGCTGGTGGTCGACCCGCAGGTGACGACGCTGCTCGACTTCCACTTCCGCCCGCACGTCAAGGCCGACAACGGCAAGGGCGGCGCCGGGTCGAACCGGGACGGGGCCAACGGCCGCGACCTCGTCCTCACGGTGCCCAACGGCACGGTCGTGCAGACCCTCGACGGCACCGTGCTGGCCGACATGGTCGGTGCCGGCACCACCTTCGAGGTGGCCCGGGGCGGGCGCGGCGGGCGCGGCAACGCCTCGTTGGCCAACGCCCGGCGCAAGGCCCCCGGCTTCGCGGAACTGGGCGAGCCGGGCGAGCAACTCGACGTGGTGCTGGAGCTGAAGAGCGTCGCCGACGTCGGCCTGGTGGGTTTCCCGTCCGCCGGGAAGTCGTCGTTGATCTCGGTGATCTCCGCCGCGAAGCCGAAGATCGCCGACTACCCGTTCACCACGCTGGTGCCCAACCTCGGCGTGGTCCGGGTGGACAACCACACCTTCACCGTCGCCGACGTGCCCGGCCTGATCCCCGGCGCGGCCACCGGCAAGGGGCTCGGCCTGGAGTTCCTCCGGCACGTCGAGCGCTGCGCCGTGCTGGTCCACGTGATCGACGCCGCGACGCTGGAACCCGGCCGTGACCCGCTGGCCGACATCGACACCATCGAGGCGGAGCTGAACGAGTACGGCGGTCTCGCCGACCGTCCCCGACTGGTCGCGGTCAACAAGATCGACGTACCGGACGGTCGGGATCTGGCCGAGATCGTGCGGCCCGATCTGGAGGAGCGCGGTTACCGCGTCTTCGAGGTTTCCGCCGCCACCCGCGAAGGGCTCAAGGAGCTGACGTACGCGATGGCCGAGCTGGTCGAGCAGGCCCGTCGCGCCGCCCCGCCGGCCGAGCCCGCCCGGATCGTGATCCGGCCGAGGGCCGTCGACGACGCCGGCTTCACCATCGAGGCCCAGCCGGACGGCTCGTACACCGTGCGGGGCACCCGGCCCGAGCGGTGGGTGCTCCAGACGAACTTCGACAACGACGAGGCCGTCGGCTACCTCGCCGACCGGCTGGCCCGCCTCGGCGTCGAGGAGAAGCTGGCGAAGGCCGGCGCGCAGCCCGGCGACCTGGTCCGGATCGGTGAGCGCGAGTTCGACTGGCAGCCCACCCTGTACGCCGGCGTCGACTTCGTGCCGGGCAACCGGGGCACCGACGTGCGGCTGGAGGACAAGTCGACCCGGGCCACCGCAGCCGAGCGGCTGGCCGCGCGCAAGGCCCGCCGGAAGCGGCCCGAGGACGAGTTCGAGGGCACCGACGCCGACGTGTCGGACGACGTCGACGAGCGCGGCGACGCCGAGTAG
- a CDS encoding DUF3618 domain-containing protein, whose amino-acid sequence MSTDPDQIRREIEATRNNLSSDVDALAYKVSPGRIVDDRKQRVRSALQNVRETVMGSASDLGHATSNGAHSVGDRASSAAATVGDKAHSAAASVGDAAHRAPHVLRHKSEGNPLAAGLIAFGVGMLASSLIPATRREQQVATQVRQKAGEHGGAVTQKLGEVATELKEELREPAQHAAESVKSTAQDAAQTVKDDGRSAAHGVKDQAQHARDQVRS is encoded by the coding sequence ATGAGCACCGACCCCGACCAGATCCGCCGGGAGATCGAAGCCACCCGCAACAACCTCAGCTCCGACGTGGACGCGCTGGCGTACAAGGTCAGTCCGGGCCGCATCGTCGACGACCGCAAGCAGCGGGTCCGTTCCGCGCTGCAGAATGTGAGGGAAACAGTCATGGGAAGCGCGTCCGACCTCGGCCACGCCACGTCCAACGGCGCGCACTCCGTCGGCGACCGGGCCTCGTCGGCGGCCGCCACGGTCGGTGACAAGGCGCACTCGGCCGCCGCCTCCGTCGGCGACGCCGCCCACCGGGCACCGCACGTGCTCCGGCACAAGTCCGAGGGCAACCCGCTGGCCGCCGGCCTGATCGCCTTCGGGGTGGGCATGCTGGCCTCGTCGCTGATCCCGGCGACGCGCCGCGAGCAGCAGGTGGCGACGCAGGTGCGGCAGAAGGCGGGCGAGCACGGCGGAGCCGTGACCCAGAAGCTGGGCGAGGTGGCCACCGAGCTGAAGGAGGAACTGCGCGAGCCGGCGCAGCACGCCGCCGAGTCGGTGAAGTCGACCGCCCAGGACGCCGCGCAGACGGTGAAGGACGACGGCCGGTCCGCCGCGCACGGCGTGAAGGACCAGGCCCAGCACGCCCGCGACCAGGTGCGTTCCTGA
- a CDS encoding cyclase, translated as MASNATRWTLLGATTVAVVGVGRVVAQRRRRHQPQRQDGWYVVRRGVTVDRPVAAVVGFWTDQARLDRALAEWATLEQIDDERWRCVAVDPDDGDTEWRAEITVTGPGRLSWRVSGGVEQRGTVELVPAPQGRGTEIRAELRYRSGRLRRAFGLAAGHEPDLALRTTLRRIKALIECGQVIATRHDPSGRGRAKEKATDSVRERLTTGGRA; from the coding sequence ATGGCCAGCAACGCAACGAGGTGGACGCTGCTCGGCGCCACGACGGTGGCCGTGGTCGGGGTGGGCCGGGTGGTGGCCCAGCGGCGTCGGCGCCACCAGCCGCAGCGGCAGGACGGCTGGTACGTGGTGCGCCGTGGCGTGACGGTCGACCGGCCGGTGGCGGCGGTGGTGGGCTTCTGGACCGACCAGGCCCGGCTGGACCGTGCCCTGGCCGAGTGGGCGACCCTGGAACAGATCGACGACGAGCGCTGGCGCTGCGTGGCCGTCGACCCGGACGATGGTGACACCGAGTGGCGGGCCGAGATCACCGTCACCGGTCCGGGTCGGCTGAGCTGGCGGGTCTCCGGCGGCGTCGAGCAGCGGGGCACGGTCGAGCTGGTGCCGGCCCCGCAGGGCCGGGGCACCGAGATCCGGGCCGAGCTACGGTACCGCTCCGGGCGGCTGCGCCGGGCGTTCGGCCTCGCCGCCGGCCACGAACCCGACCTGGCGTTGCGGACCACGCTGCGCCGGATCAAGGCGCTCATCGAGTGCGGCCAGGTGATCGCCACCCGCCACGACCCGTCCGGGCGTGGCCGCGCGAAGGAGAAGGCCACCGACTCGGTCCGCGAGCGGTTGACGACGGGAGGACGGGCGTGA
- the rpmA gene encoding 50S ribosomal protein L27: MAHKKGASSSRNGRDSAAQRLGVKRFGGQVVSAGEIIVRQRGTKFHPGDLVGRGGDDTLFALSAGAVQFGTRRGRKTVSIVPQQ; encoded by the coding sequence ATGGCTCACAAAAAGGGTGCGTCCAGCTCGCGTAACGGCCGGGACTCCGCGGCCCAGCGACTCGGCGTGAAGCGCTTCGGTGGTCAGGTCGTCAGCGCGGGCGAGATCATCGTCCGGCAGCGTGGCACCAAGTTCCACCCCGGTGACCTGGTCGGCCGCGGCGGGGACGACACGCTCTTCGCGCTGTCCGCCGGTGCCGTCCAGTTCGGCACCCGGCGCGGTCGCAAGACCGTCAGCATCGTGCCGCAGCAGTAG
- a CDS encoding phage holin family protein, which produces MTTPTQDPGLAPGYHPHEADEVRGSSLGELMKQVTSDLSTLVRQEVELAKAEIRQEGKKAGKAAGFFGGAGLGGYMVALFLSLALWAGLSNVMDGGWAALIVAVLWGAIAAVLYSMGRKNAEHIRGLTQTNATVQRIPDALKPHSEGVTR; this is translated from the coding sequence ATGACCACGCCCACCCAGGATCCCGGGCTGGCCCCGGGCTACCACCCGCACGAGGCCGACGAGGTTCGCGGCAGTTCCCTCGGCGAGTTGATGAAGCAGGTCACCAGCGACCTGTCGACGCTGGTCCGGCAGGAGGTCGAGCTGGCCAAGGCCGAGATCCGGCAGGAGGGGAAGAAGGCGGGCAAGGCCGCCGGCTTCTTCGGCGGTGCCGGTCTCGGCGGCTACATGGTCGCGCTGTTCCTGTCGCTGGCGCTGTGGGCCGGCCTGTCCAACGTGATGGACGGCGGCTGGGCGGCGCTGATCGTGGCCGTGCTCTGGGGCGCGATCGCCGCGGTCCTCTACTCGATGGGCCGGAAGAACGCCGAGCACATCCGTGGGCTGACGCAGACCAACGCCACCGTGCAGCGCATCCCCGACGCGCTGAAGCCGCACTCGGAGGGAGTCACCCGATGA
- a CDS encoding glycosyltransferase family 2 protein, whose amino-acid sequence MAFDAATSGSASDNASARVAAPVGTARAADWSLCPPRRLALSYVLPLRGRDDTDLTELTQYLRWLAERVDVVVVDDSPAELFARHQLLWRGLVRHLAPDPAIHGLNRKVVGVLTGVPLARHEHVVIADDDVRYDGAGLRAVHRLLDSADLVRPQNYFDPLPWHAWWDTGRTLLNRALGGDYPGTLAVRRSTFLAMRGYDPDVLFENLELIRTVRAYGGVEVAPAGLYVRRLPPSAAHFRGQRIRQAYDDLAQPARLVAALAVLPALAVAVASRRPGLLIGAAATIVALAEAGRRRAGGRRVYPPSTALAAPAWLLERGVCGWLALGARLRGGARYAGTRIPRAAHPVRTLRP is encoded by the coding sequence ATGGCCTTCGACGCCGCGACCAGCGGTTCCGCATCGGACAACGCATCGGCGCGAGTGGCGGCGCCCGTCGGGACCGCCCGGGCCGCCGACTGGTCGCTGTGTCCGCCGCGCCGGCTCGCCCTGTCGTACGTGCTGCCGCTGCGGGGGCGGGACGACACCGATCTCACCGAACTGACGCAGTACCTGCGGTGGCTGGCCGAGCGGGTCGACGTGGTGGTGGTCGACGACTCCCCCGCGGAACTGTTCGCCCGGCATCAACTGCTGTGGCGGGGCCTGGTCCGCCACCTCGCCCCCGACCCGGCGATCCACGGACTCAACCGCAAGGTCGTCGGAGTGCTGACCGGCGTGCCGCTGGCCCGCCACGAGCACGTCGTCATCGCCGACGACGACGTCCGCTACGACGGGGCCGGGCTGCGTGCGGTGCACCGGCTGCTGGACTCCGCCGACCTGGTGCGCCCGCAGAACTACTTCGACCCGCTGCCCTGGCACGCCTGGTGGGACACCGGGCGGACACTGCTCAACCGGGCGCTCGGCGGCGACTATCCCGGCACGCTGGCCGTACGCCGCAGCACCTTCCTCGCCATGCGCGGGTACGACCCCGACGTGCTCTTCGAGAACCTGGAGCTGATCCGCACCGTGCGGGCGTACGGGGGCGTCGAGGTGGCACCGGCGGGGCTGTACGTGCGCCGACTGCCGCCGTCCGCCGCGCACTTCCGGGGGCAGCGGATCCGTCAGGCGTACGACGACCTGGCCCAGCCGGCCCGGCTGGTGGCCGCGCTCGCGGTCCTGCCGGCGCTGGCGGTGGCGGTCGCGTCCCGGCGTCCGGGGCTGCTGATCGGCGCGGCGGCGACCATCGTCGCGCTGGCCGAGGCCGGTCGCCGCCGCGCGGGCGGACGCCGGGTCTATCCGCCCTCGACGGCCCTGGCCGCGCCGGCATGGCTGCTGGAGCGGGGCGTGTGCGGCTGGTTGGCTCTGGGCGCCCGGCTACGCGGCGGGGCCCGGTACGCGGGCACCCGCATCCCCCGCGCCGCCCACCCCGTGCGTACCCTGCGCCCCTGA
- a CDS encoding GNAT family N-acetyltransferase, protein MLIESRPATDPEIAALVTAQQRELREADGGLDGQVTVTHDDIRYLAVVVDGRAVACGGLQSLDATTGEVKRMYVRPAHRGRGIARQLVAALEELAFQQGHCVVCLETGTYLPAAIALYRSCGYEPIPVYGQYVDNPYSVCFAKRLPVAA, encoded by the coding sequence GTGTTGATCGAGTCCCGTCCCGCCACCGATCCGGAGATCGCGGCCCTGGTCACGGCCCAGCAGCGCGAGCTGCGCGAGGCCGACGGGGGCCTCGACGGTCAGGTCACCGTCACCCACGACGACATCCGCTACCTGGCGGTGGTCGTCGACGGGCGGGCAGTGGCCTGCGGCGGCCTCCAGTCGCTGGACGCCACCACCGGCGAGGTCAAGCGCATGTACGTGCGGCCGGCCCACCGTGGGCGCGGCATCGCCCGTCAGCTCGTGGCGGCCCTGGAGGAGTTGGCCTTCCAGCAGGGGCACTGCGTGGTCTGCCTGGAGACCGGGACGTACCTGCCGGCAGCCATCGCGCTCTACCGGTCCTGCGGGTACGAGCCGATTCCGGTCTACGGGCAGTACGTGGACAACCCGTACAGCGTCTGCTTCGCCAAGCGGCTGCCGGTCGCGGCCTGA
- a CDS encoding Rne/Rng family ribonuclease encodes MLENEPEGGERTGSQPAGETADHRTVDGVDRTPGTDRRGGAAGATPEATGPRSAEGGSPEADPEPAGEGESTDAGLTVEAEPAAEAEPDVGAGTADGAGAADLGPAAGTPTATVDPGAPAGSGLTSGTAAIEGPTVAEAAPPRKRATRRRATSVAQPEQTEAPVEAPTGTVPGSGEAPQAEVFAPVSGDLDAAPKTTRRRRKATTSTKAAEEPALSAAEPAAEEVPPVKATRTRRRKTATPTPEPTAADTGVEPAAGTDFGAAAPSAPTGAAASSTVVEDAASESTGSAAATPAEPAATEPATTGEPEPEPRTRRRRAALAAPTVLFMAPLPEDAPIVRPAAPEPVVEEAAEEPAEPSRRRRRGRRDVDTTEAVEAVAPVEPVEKAEEPATEADETADDDEDDDTAAARRRRRRGRRGRGRGKGGADDTDDEESEEEARTEDEADEEAEDDAEGGEGMTRRRRRRRRRGAGDAEGSADDGVPTVVKIREPRRTVDEVQGVSGSTRLEAKRQRRRDGREQRRTRPPILSESEFLARREAVDRVMAVRQRGDRTQIAVLEDGVLVEHYVTRNSATTMAGNVYLGKVQNVLPSMEAAFVDIGRGRNAVLYAGEVNWDTTGLEGRARSIEQALRSGDSVLVQVTKDPIGHKGARLTSHIALSGRHLVYVPGGNASGISRKLPDTERKRLRDVLKKLVPEGAGVIVRTAAEGASEDELARDVKRLQAQWEDIQAKATEGGAPVLLYAEPDLVIRVVRDLFNEDFRDLVIEGDQSYDMVESYLSHVSPDLVERLRRHVGTTDVFAEYRIDEQILKGLDRKVFLPSGGSLVIDRTEAMTVIDVNTGKYTGTGGNLEETVTRNNLEAAEEIVRQLRLRDIGGIVVIDFIDMVLESNRDLVLRRLTECLGRDRTKHQVTEITSLGLVQMTRKRIGAGLLEAFSETCDCCKGRGLIIHTEPVPEKSRSGGGAGEKVKAVASAVTGGEQPTTSSRRRARKSAPTERTVVEVTEDEVAEEIAAPTVEADYHDTMGYDLSRYESDTAAAPEVADSQQGESARLAAPDDPDALGDTDEDTAEGGAGRRRSRRGGARRRTRP; translated from the coding sequence ATGCTCGAGAACGAGCCCGAGGGCGGCGAACGGACCGGTTCACAGCCGGCCGGGGAGACCGCCGACCACCGCACCGTCGACGGCGTCGACCGGACGCCCGGCACCGACCGCCGGGGCGGTGCCGCCGGGGCGACGCCCGAGGCTACCGGTCCGCGCTCCGCCGAAGGCGGGTCGCCCGAGGCCGACCCGGAACCGGCCGGCGAGGGGGAGTCGACCGACGCGGGCCTGACCGTCGAAGCCGAGCCGGCTGCCGAAGCCGAGCCGGACGTCGGTGCCGGCACGGCCGACGGGGCCGGTGCCGCCGACCTCGGTCCCGCCGCCGGCACCCCCACGGCCACCGTCGACCCGGGCGCCCCCGCCGGGTCGGGGCTGACCAGTGGCACCGCGGCGATCGAGGGACCGACGGTGGCGGAGGCAGCCCCGCCGCGCAAGCGGGCCACCCGCCGCCGGGCCACGTCCGTCGCCCAGCCCGAGCAGACCGAGGCCCCGGTCGAGGCCCCCACCGGGACCGTTCCCGGCAGCGGCGAGGCCCCCCAGGCCGAGGTGTTCGCGCCGGTCTCCGGTGACCTGGACGCCGCCCCGAAGACCACGCGCCGCCGCCGCAAGGCCACCACCAGCACGAAGGCCGCCGAGGAACCGGCCCTCTCCGCCGCCGAGCCGGCCGCCGAGGAGGTGCCGCCGGTGAAGGCCACCCGCACCCGCCGGCGGAAGACCGCCACGCCGACGCCCGAGCCGACCGCCGCGGACACCGGTGTGGAGCCCGCGGCCGGCACGGACTTCGGTGCCGCCGCGCCTTCCGCGCCGACCGGCGCCGCCGCGTCCTCGACCGTGGTCGAGGACGCAGCGTCCGAGTCCACCGGGTCCGCCGCCGCCACCCCGGCCGAGCCCGCCGCGACGGAGCCCGCGACGACCGGCGAGCCCGAGCCGGAGCCCCGGACCCGACGCCGCCGGGCTGCACTCGCCGCGCCCACCGTGCTGTTCATGGCCCCACTTCCGGAGGACGCCCCGATCGTCCGGCCCGCGGCGCCCGAGCCGGTCGTGGAGGAGGCCGCCGAGGAGCCGGCCGAGCCGTCGCGCCGTCGCCGGCGGGGCCGCCGGGACGTCGACACCACCGAGGCCGTCGAGGCCGTCGCGCCGGTGGAGCCCGTCGAGAAGGCGGAGGAACCGGCGACCGAGGCCGACGAGACCGCCGACGATGACGAGGACGACGACACCGCCGCCGCCCGGCGCCGCCGCCGGCGTGGTCGCCGGGGACGCGGGCGGGGCAAGGGCGGCGCCGACGACACCGACGACGAGGAGTCCGAGGAGGAGGCGCGCACCGAGGACGAGGCCGACGAGGAGGCCGAGGACGACGCCGAGGGCGGCGAGGGGATGACCCGCCGTCGGCGTCGCCGTCGCCGCCGGGGCGCGGGGGACGCCGAGGGCAGCGCCGACGACGGCGTGCCGACGGTGGTCAAGATCCGTGAACCCCGCCGTACGGTCGACGAGGTGCAGGGCGTCTCCGGTTCCACCCGGCTGGAAGCCAAGCGTCAGCGCCGGCGCGACGGCCGGGAGCAGCGGCGGACCCGTCCGCCGATCCTGAGCGAGTCCGAGTTCCTGGCCCGCCGCGAGGCTGTCGACCGGGTGATGGCCGTGCGGCAGCGCGGCGACCGGACGCAGATCGCGGTGCTCGAGGACGGCGTGCTGGTCGAGCACTACGTGACCCGCAACTCCGCCACCACGATGGCCGGCAACGTCTACCTCGGCAAGGTGCAGAACGTGCTGCCCAGCATGGAGGCGGCCTTCGTCGACATCGGGCGTGGTCGTAACGCCGTCCTGTACGCCGGTGAGGTCAACTGGGACACCACCGGCCTGGAAGGGCGGGCGCGTTCCATCGAGCAGGCCCTCCGGTCGGGCGACTCGGTGCTGGTGCAGGTGACCAAGGATCCGATCGGCCACAAGGGCGCCCGGTTGACCAGCCACATCGCGCTGTCCGGTCGGCACCTGGTCTACGTGCCCGGCGGCAACGCCTCCGGCATCAGCCGCAAGCTGCCCGACACCGAGCGCAAGCGGCTGCGCGACGTGCTGAAGAAGCTGGTGCCCGAGGGCGCGGGCGTGATCGTGCGTACCGCCGCCGAGGGGGCCAGCGAGGACGAACTGGCCCGGGACGTCAAGCGGCTCCAGGCGCAGTGGGAGGACATCCAGGCCAAGGCCACCGAGGGTGGCGCGCCGGTGCTTCTCTACGCGGAGCCCGACCTGGTCATCCGGGTCGTGCGGGACCTGTTCAACGAGGACTTCCGCGACCTGGTCATCGAGGGCGACCAGTCGTACGACATGGTCGAGTCGTACCTGTCGCACGTGTCGCCGGACCTGGTCGAGCGGCTGCGCCGGCACGTCGGCACCACCGACGTGTTCGCCGAGTACCGGATCGACGAGCAGATCCTCAAGGGCCTGGACCGCAAGGTCTTCCTCCCCTCGGGCGGTTCGCTGGTGATCGACCGGACCGAGGCGATGACCGTGATCGACGTCAACACCGGCAAGTACACCGGCACCGGGGGCAACCTGGAGGAGACGGTCACCCGCAACAACCTGGAGGCGGCCGAGGAGATCGTCCGACAGCTGCGGCTGCGGGACATCGGCGGCATCGTGGTGATCGACTTCATCGACATGGTGCTGGAGTCGAACCGTGATCTGGTGCTGCGCCGGCTGACCGAGTGCCTGGGCCGGGACCGCACCAAGCACCAGGTCACCGAGATCACCTCGCTGGGTCTGGTGCAGATGACCCGCAAGCGGATCGGCGCGGGCCTGCTGGAGGCGTTCAGCGAGACCTGCGACTGCTGCAAGGGCCGGGGTCTGATCATCCACACCGAGCCGGTTCCGGAGAAGTCCCGCTCCGGTGGCGGTGCGGGGGAGAAGGTCAAGGCGGTCGCCTCGGCGGTGACCGGCGGTGAGCAGCCGACCACGTCGTCCCGCCGCCGGGCCCGCAAGAGCGCGCCGACCGAGCGGACCGTGGTCGAGGTCACCGAGGACGAGGTCGCCGAGGAGATCGCCGCCCCCACCGTCGAGGCGGACTACCACGACACCATGGGCTACGACCTGTCCCGGTACGAGTCGGACACCGCCGCCGCACCCGAGGTCGCCGACAGCCAGCAGGGCGAGTCGGCGCGGTTGGCTGCTCCGGACGACCCGGACGCCCTCGGCGACACCGACGAGGACACCGCCGAGGGGGGCGCCGGCCGGCGCCGGTCCCGTCGGGGTGGGGCACGGCGGCGTACCCGGCCGTGA
- the rplU gene encoding 50S ribosomal protein L21, giving the protein MYAIVKTGGKQYKVAEGDVIEVEKLAGAPGDAVKLAAVLLVDGDDLVTDAAKLAKVSVSGEIAAHTKGPKIRIHKFKNKTGYHKRQGHRQPLTQVKVTGISSGK; this is encoded by the coding sequence ATGTACGCGATCGTCAAGACCGGCGGCAAGCAGTACAAGGTCGCCGAGGGCGACGTGATCGAGGTCGAGAAGCTCGCCGGTGCCCCCGGCGACGCGGTGAAGCTTGCCGCGGTGCTCCTCGTCGACGGTGACGACCTGGTGACCGACGCGGCGAAGCTTGCGAAGGTCTCGGTGTCCGGCGAGATCGCCGCGCACACCAAGGGCCCGAAGATCCGGATCCACAAGTTCAAGAACAAGACCGGCTACCACAAGCGCCAGGGTCACCGTCAGCCGCTGACCCAGGTCAAGGTGACCGGCATCTCCAGCGGGAAGTAG
- a CDS encoding zinc-dependent alcohol dehydrogenase, with translation MKALCWEGVGELAVRDVPEPRIRAEGDIVVKVRASSVCGSDLHLINGYVPAMQEGDVLGHEFTGEVVETGPGVRKLSVGDRVVVGSIVACGGCWYCRTEQYSLCDNSNPQPVFAEKLWGHSPAGIIGYSHATGGFTGSHAEYVRVPFGDVGAFKVPEGVSDDAVVFASDAMPTGWMAADFCNLTGGEVVAVWGAGGVGQMAARAAQLLGAERVIVIDRLPERLATAADRLGVETVNYAETDVLEALREMTAGRGPDACIEAVGMEAHDVGPAYAYDRAKQSVRSQTDRPTSVRQAIIAARKGGTVSIVGVYAGLVDKFPLGAAMNKALVLRMGQMHAQRYIPMLLDRLAAGEIDPGYLATHPMPLNEGVRGYEVFEKKQDGCLRSVLHP, from the coding sequence GTGAAGGCGCTGTGCTGGGAGGGAGTCGGCGAACTCGCCGTCCGGGACGTGCCGGAGCCCCGGATCCGCGCCGAGGGCGACATCGTGGTGAAGGTGCGGGCCAGTAGCGTCTGCGGCTCCGACCTGCACCTGATCAACGGGTACGTCCCCGCGATGCAGGAGGGCGACGTCCTGGGGCACGAGTTCACCGGCGAGGTGGTGGAGACGGGTCCGGGGGTACGGAAGCTGTCCGTGGGCGACCGGGTGGTCGTCGGCTCGATCGTGGCGTGTGGGGGCTGCTGGTACTGCCGCACCGAGCAGTACTCGCTGTGTGACAACTCCAACCCGCAGCCGGTCTTCGCGGAGAAGCTGTGGGGGCACTCCCCGGCGGGCATCATCGGCTACTCGCACGCCACCGGCGGCTTCACCGGCAGCCACGCCGAGTACGTCCGGGTCCCCTTCGGGGACGTGGGTGCCTTCAAGGTGCCCGAGGGGGTGTCCGACGACGCTGTCGTGTTCGCCTCCGACGCGATGCCCACCGGCTGGATGGCCGCCGACTTCTGCAACCTCACAGGCGGGGAGGTGGTGGCGGTCTGGGGTGCCGGCGGGGTCGGGCAGATGGCCGCCCGGGCCGCGCAACTGCTGGGCGCGGAACGGGTCATCGTGATCGACCGGCTGCCGGAACGGCTGGCCACGGCCGCCGACCGCCTCGGGGTGGAGACCGTCAACTACGCCGAGACCGACGTGTTGGAGGCCCTCCGGGAGATGACCGCGGGCCGTGGGCCGGACGCCTGCATCGAGGCCGTCGGCATGGAGGCCCACGACGTCGGCCCGGCGTACGCGTACGACAGGGCCAAGCAGAGCGTCCGGTCGCAGACCGACCGGCCCACCTCCGTCCGCCAGGCGATCATCGCGGCCCGCAAGGGCGGGACGGTCAGCATCGTCGGCGTCTACGCCGGGCTGGTCGACAAGTTTCCGCTTGGCGCGGCGATGAACAAGGCCCTGGTGCTGCGGATGGGGCAGATGCATGCGCAGCGCTACATTCCCATGCTGCTCGACCGGTTGGCCGCCGGTGAGATCGACCCCGGCTACCTGGCCACCCACCCGATGCCGTTGAACGAGGGCGTGCGGGGCTACGAGGTCTTCGAGAAGAAGCAGGACGGCTGCCTGCGCAGCGTGCTGCACCCCTGA